A portion of the Candidatus Hinthialibacter antarcticus genome contains these proteins:
- a CDS encoding 2-oxoacid:acceptor oxidoreductase subunit alpha, translating to MDVKELTIGIVGSGGDGSVTCGELITRASARVGLHALFLKSYGPQIRGGESSAHIRLSTKPIPSQGDRLDVLVVFSWNEFKKFQDEMSLKTGAIVIHDETMEPDFANTNPLGANFDAQYIHAPFSELAEQSAGTTLSKNMVMLGVLFDLFNLPYDDLCTLIQRRFKKKGDDVVASNMNAVEAGRHYAQAFQNDFPIPRLKYTPSQTKMVMAGNEAIACGAISAGCRFFAGYPITPSSEVMEWLSRELPKVDGSVVQTEDEISAMNMVIGAGYSGEKAMTATSGPGLSLKQEAIGLASMAEVPCVIANVQRVGPSTGIPTKSEQSDLMATIYGSHGDAAKVVVAPTCVSDCFDVTRKAFAIAEAYQLPVIILSDQFIGQRMEAIDPLDATLPPVPDRKQLSGEALATMKRYQLTDDGVSPTVKLATPGGEHLVSGIEHDEAGKPTSSFTIHEQMNEKRFKKLEGVLKDFSLIHHCGDSKSEIGLIGWGSSRGAIEEAIESADILGLAVEGFVPEMIHPLPLEDLNAFIQTKRLVLTVELSFQGQFYRYLKSLVDDPNKLHCFARSGAKVLGSEEIVCQLQKMAQNTAIAN from the coding sequence ATGGATGTTAAAGAGCTTACCATTGGAATAGTGGGAAGCGGTGGTGACGGCAGCGTAACCTGTGGAGAGTTAATCACCCGCGCTTCTGCAAGAGTTGGATTACACGCATTGTTTCTCAAGTCATACGGCCCCCAGATTCGCGGGGGAGAGTCTTCCGCACACATACGCCTCAGCACAAAGCCGATCCCTTCACAAGGCGACCGCTTAGATGTCTTAGTGGTTTTCTCTTGGAATGAATTCAAGAAATTTCAAGACGAGATGTCGCTCAAAACAGGCGCCATCGTCATTCATGACGAAACGATGGAACCGGACTTCGCAAATACCAACCCGCTCGGCGCGAATTTTGATGCGCAGTATATTCATGCGCCGTTTAGTGAATTGGCTGAACAAAGCGCGGGAACGACGCTTTCAAAAAATATGGTCATGTTGGGCGTTTTGTTTGATTTATTTAATTTGCCCTATGATGATTTATGTACGTTGATTCAGCGGCGTTTCAAGAAAAAGGGCGATGATGTCGTCGCATCGAACATGAATGCGGTCGAGGCGGGGCGTCATTATGCACAAGCGTTCCAAAATGATTTCCCTATTCCACGTTTAAAGTATACGCCAAGTCAAACGAAGATGGTCATGGCGGGCAATGAAGCCATTGCTTGCGGGGCGATTTCTGCTGGCTGCCGTTTTTTTGCGGGCTATCCGATCACGCCGTCCAGCGAAGTGATGGAATGGTTGAGCCGCGAGTTGCCTAAAGTAGACGGCTCGGTGGTGCAGACTGAAGACGAGATTTCCGCGATGAACATGGTGATTGGCGCGGGCTACTCGGGTGAAAAAGCCATGACGGCTACTTCCGGGCCGGGTCTTTCGTTGAAGCAAGAGGCGATTGGCTTGGCGTCGATGGCTGAAGTTCCCTGCGTGATTGCCAACGTCCAGCGGGTCGGCCCCAGCACGGGCATCCCCACCAAATCGGAGCAATCTGATTTGATGGCGACCATCTATGGCTCTCACGGCGACGCGGCAAAAGTTGTTGTGGCGCCAACCTGCGTCAGCGATTGTTTTGACGTTACCCGCAAAGCCTTCGCGATTGCCGAAGCTTACCAATTGCCTGTCATCATTTTGTCTGACCAGTTTATCGGACAGCGCATGGAAGCGATCGATCCGCTAGATGCGACTTTGCCTCCTGTTCCTGACCGAAAACAGTTGAGCGGCGAAGCGTTGGCGACGATGAAGCGCTATCAATTGACGGATGACGGCGTCTCGCCGACGGTGAAACTCGCGACGCCCGGCGGCGAACACCTCGTCAGCGGAATTGAACACGATGAAGCGGGCAAACCTACATCATCGTTTACTATTCATGAACAGATGAATGAAAAACGCTTTAAAAAGTTAGAAGGCGTTTTAAAAGATTTTTCATTGATTCATCATTGCGGCGATTCAAAGTCGGAGATCGGCTTGATTGGCTGGGGTTCCAGCCGGGGCGCAATCGAAGAAGCAATCGAAAGCGCTGATATACTGGGCCTCGCAGTTGAAGGTTTCGTCCCTGAAATGATTCACCCGCTGCCTCTGGAAGACCTAAACGCATTTATCCAAACCAAGCGCCTTGTATTGACAGTCGAACTTTCCTTCCAAGGCCAGTTTTATCGTTATTTGAAAAGTTTGGTTGATGATCCAAATAAATTACATTGCTTTGCTCGTAGCGGCGCCAAAGTGTTGGGCAGCGAAGAGATCGTGTGCCAATTGCAAAAAATGGCCCAAAATACAGCGATTGCGAACTAA
- a CDS encoding 2-oxoacid:ferredoxin oxidoreductase subunit beta encodes MVTLSSQPVHPDYIPKDFRSELKPIWCKGCGNFAVLSPVHKALAEVGVPPHLVAVISGIGCSSRIPGYCATYGFNSIHGRALPIASGVKICKPEMTVIVAGGDGDGLAIGGGHFPHAGRRNVDMTYIMMDNSIYGLTKGQASPSTPLGDLTKSTPYGTTESPLDAVSLALAYNVSFVARCFVGEGAHLVNTITEGIRHPGFAFIHVISPCPTYRGMDVFKQVKSQVEILGDDHDTMDKGEAYKMAIRGDGKISLGLFHKHIRPTMLDNVEHIEEEAHHRGDNSMETIFSQFMP; translated from the coding sequence ATGGTTACATTATCCAGTCAGCCGGTTCACCCGGATTATATTCCGAAGGATTTTCGCAGCGAACTAAAACCAATTTGGTGTAAAGGCTGCGGCAACTTCGCCGTATTAAGCCCGGTTCACAAAGCGCTTGCTGAAGTCGGGGTTCCACCGCATCTCGTCGCTGTGATTTCCGGTATTGGATGCAGCAGCCGCATTCCCGGTTATTGCGCGACGTATGGGTTCAATTCGATTCACGGGCGCGCATTGCCAATCGCTTCCGGCGTGAAGATTTGCAAACCCGAAATGACCGTGATCGTTGCGGGCGGCGACGGCGACGGGCTTGCCATTGGCGGCGGGCATTTTCCCCACGCGGGGCGCCGCAACGTCGACATGACCTATATCATGATGGACAATTCTATTTATGGTTTAACCAAAGGGCAGGCGTCACCCTCAACGCCGCTGGGCGACCTCACCAAGTCGACGCCATACGGGACGACCGAGTCGCCCTTGGACGCGGTGTCGTTGGCGTTGGCGTACAACGTTTCGTTTGTTGCGCGGTGTTTTGTTGGTGAAGGCGCTCATTTGGTCAACACTATTACCGAGGGCATTCGCCATCCGGGTTTTGCGTTCATTCACGTGATCTCGCCATGCCCGACTTATCGCGGCATGGATGTATTTAAGCAGGTGAAAAGCCAAGTCGAAATTCTCGGCGACGATCATGACACGATGGATAAAGGCGAAGCCTATAAAATGGCGATTCGCGGCGACGGAAAAATTTCGTTAGGCTTATTTCACAAACACATTCGCCCCACGATGCTCGACAACGTCGAACATATCGAAGAAGAAGCCCATCATCGCGGCGACAATTCGATGGAGACCATTTTTTCGCAATTCATGCCGTAA